A genome region from Sardina pilchardus chromosome 22, fSarPil1.1, whole genome shotgun sequence includes the following:
- the nupr1b gene encoding nuclear protein 1b, producing the protein MSFVEVKNLEPTSFEERYYDEYEYYNLSDRYTGGASRKGRSKKEASENTNRQNPAGHERKITEKLQNMEKKAKE; encoded by the exons ATGAGTTTCGTGGAAGTGAAGAATCTTGAGCCCACCAGTTTTGAGGAGCGTTACTATGATGAATATGAGTACTACAACCTGAGTGACCGTTACACAG ggggcgccagCCGCAAAGGCCGATCCAAGAAGGAGGCGAGCGAGAACACCAACCGACAGAACCCCGCGGGCCACGAGCGCAAGATCACCGAGAAGCTGCAGAACATGGAGAAAAAGGCCAAGGAGTGA
- the sgf29 gene encoding SAGA-associated factor 29, whose amino-acid sequence MALVLADTKIAELLTELHQLIKQTQEERSRSEHNLLNIQKTHERMQTENKTSPYYRTKLRGLYTTAKADAEAECGILRRALDKIAEIKSLLEERRIAARGVYSDSDPPRKTMRRGVLMTLLQQSAMTLPLWIGKPGDSPPPLCGAMPASGDYVAKQGDKVAARVKAVDGDEQWILAEVVSYSHSTNKYEVDDIDEEGKERHTLSRRRIIPLPQWKANPETDPEALFSKDQLVLALYPQTTCFYRALIHTPPHRPQDDYSVLFEDTSYADGYSPPLNVAQRYVVACKENKKK is encoded by the exons ATGGCTTTGGTTCTAGCAGACACCAAGATCGCAGAGCTACTGACGGAGCTTCACCAACTAATCAAGCAAAcgcag GAGGAACGATCCCGAAGTGAGCACAATCTGCTCAACATTCAGAAGACCCACGAGAGGATGCAGACTGAAAACAAGA CCTCACCGTACTACCGGACTAAACTACGTGGGCTCTACACAACAGCCAAAGCAGATGCTGAGGCGGAGTGTGg CATCCTGAGGCGAGCGCTGGATAAGATAGCGGAGATCAAATCCCTTTTGGAGGAGAGACGCATag ctgctaGGGGGGTGTACAGTGACTCGGACCCCCCCAGGAAGACCATGAGGAGGGGGGTGCTGATGACGCTGCTGCAGCAGTCTGCCATGACCCTGCCCCTGTGGATCGGCAAACCAGgagacag tcccccccccctgtgTGGGGCGATGCCGGCGAGCGGCGACTACGTGGCCAAACAGGGCGATAAGGTGGCGGCGCGCGTCAAGGCCGTCGACGGAGACGAGCAGTGGATCCTCGCCGAGGTGGTCAGCTACAGCCACTCCACTAAcaa GTATGAGGTTGATGACATTGACGAGGAGGGGAAAGA gagacacACTCTGAGTCGACGACGCATCATCCCGCTGCCCCAGTGGAAGGCGAACCCTGAGACGGACCCCGAGGCGCTCTTCAGCAAAGACCAGCTGGTGCTCGCGCTCTACCCACAAACCACCTGCTTCTACCGCGCCCTCATACACACCCCGCCTCaccgg ccccaGGACGACTACTCGGTGCTGTTTGAGGACACGTCGTACGCTGATGGCTACTCGCCGCCGCTCAACGTGGCCCAGAGATACGTGGTGGCCTGCAAGGAGAACAAGAagaagtga
- the nfatc2ip gene encoding NFATC2-interacting protein isoform X3: MATVGSGSDSDGEDRRAPAKPRPKRRRILDPSAIATVQIYSNKVDSSLQIQPLSFQPVSLQEGEAEEVRSQVPVQRKAAAAECIELSDSEEERERPRQLPQCTMRSPSPPPSSSGPLQACRRPNRKLMEINRKLDSIGSLLSPSPERPGLAAEQDQSFAEEDYGDDDEEDDDDDDDDDDDLVIVDTQRKPRVRKPRPRGQEARHVPLKFRCRTEIFRIPLLTTAPLKLAVEELSLRLKVPPSRLLLLRKEAELPVTSTLSQLGLGIADIIDCVVISEDTHEQDDGNHGESDVITVRFQGKEKGSQQEYSVGKREPLGSVLTRYASQLPPGLRSKTRFLFDGSKVSPTHTPFDLDMEDGDVIEVWF, from the exons ATGGCGACAGTG GGCTCCGGTAGCGACAGTGATGGAGAGGACAGGCGCGCGCCTGCCAAACCCCGACCGAAGCGGAGACGCATCCTGGACCCCTCGGCGATCGCCACCGTCCAGATTTACTCCAACAAG GTGGACAGCAGTTTACAGATCCAACCTTTATCCTTCCAGCCAGTTAGTTTACAAG AGGGAGAAGCAGAGGAAGTGAGGTCACAGGTCCCGGTGCAGAGGAAGGCGGCGGCTGCGGAGTGCATCGAGTTATCAGactcagaggaggagagggagcggcCCAGACAACTACCACA gtgcacTATGcggtctccctctcctcctccttcatcctCTGGTCCACTGCAAGCCTGCAGGAGGCCCAACCGCAAACTTAt GGAGATTAACAGGAAGTTGGATTCCATTGGCTCCCTGCTGAGTCCGTCTCCAGAGCGGCCGGGTCTTGCTGCTGAGCAGGACCAGTCGTTTGCTGAGGAAGATTACGGCGATGACGATGAAGAagacgatgatgacgatgatgatgatgatgatgatctggtCATCGTGGACACACAGCGGAAGCCGCGGGTCCGGAAGCCTCGACCGCGAGGACAGGAGGCCCGGCACGTTCCTCTCAAGTTCCGCTGCAGAACTGAAATCTTCAGAATCCCTCTgctcacg acagCCCCTCTGAAGCTGGCGGTGGAAGAGCTGTCACTCAGACTGAAGGTCCCGCCCTCtcgcctgctgctgctgaggaagGAGGCGGAGCTTCCTGTCACCTCCACGCTCAGCCAGCTGGGCCTCGGCATCGCCGACatcatcg ACTGCGTGGTGATCAGTGAAGACACCCATGAACAGGACGATGGTAACCACGGTGAGAGTGATGTCATCACTGTGCGATTCCAAGGCAAGGAGAAGGGTTCTCAACAGGAGTACTCTGTAGGCAAG CGTGAGCCGCTGGGTTCTGTTCTGACGCGCTACGCGTCCCAGCTGCCCCCGGGCCTCAGGAGCAAGACCCGCTTCCTGTTCgacgggtcaaaggtcagccccacccacacaccctttGACCTGGACATGGAGGACGGCGACGTCATCGAGGTGTGGTTCTAA
- the nfatc2ip gene encoding NFATC2-interacting protein isoform X1, translating into MAEKLCFLDGNVPRQQLGSGSDSDGEDRRAPAKPRPKRRRILDPSAIATVQIYSNKVDSSLQIQPLSFQPVSLQEGEAEEVRSQVPVQRKAAAAECIELSDSEEERERPRQLPQCTMRSPSPPPSSSGPLQACRRPNRKLMEINRKLDSIGSLLSPSPERPGLAAEQDQSFAEEDYGDDDEEDDDDDDDDDDDLVIVDTQRKPRVRKPRPRGQEARHVPLKFRCRTEIFRIPLLTTAPLKLAVEELSLRLKVPPSRLLLLRKEAELPVTSTLSQLGLGIADIIDCVVISEDTHEQDDGNHGESDVITVRFQGKEKGSQQEYSVGKREPLGSVLTRYASQLPPGLRSKTRFLFDGSKVSPTHTPFDLDMEDGDVIEVWF; encoded by the exons ATGGCAGAGAAATTATGCTTCTTAGACGGAAACGTACCGAGACAGCAGCTG GGCTCCGGTAGCGACAGTGATGGAGAGGACAGGCGCGCGCCTGCCAAACCCCGACCGAAGCGGAGACGCATCCTGGACCCCTCGGCGATCGCCACCGTCCAGATTTACTCCAACAAG GTGGACAGCAGTTTACAGATCCAACCTTTATCCTTCCAGCCAGTTAGTTTACAAG AGGGAGAAGCAGAGGAAGTGAGGTCACAGGTCCCGGTGCAGAGGAAGGCGGCGGCTGCGGAGTGCATCGAGTTATCAGactcagaggaggagagggagcggcCCAGACAACTACCACA gtgcacTATGcggtctccctctcctcctccttcatcctCTGGTCCACTGCAAGCCTGCAGGAGGCCCAACCGCAAACTTAt GGAGATTAACAGGAAGTTGGATTCCATTGGCTCCCTGCTGAGTCCGTCTCCAGAGCGGCCGGGTCTTGCTGCTGAGCAGGACCAGTCGTTTGCTGAGGAAGATTACGGCGATGACGATGAAGAagacgatgatgacgatgatgatgatgatgatgatctggtCATCGTGGACACACAGCGGAAGCCGCGGGTCCGGAAGCCTCGACCGCGAGGACAGGAGGCCCGGCACGTTCCTCTCAAGTTCCGCTGCAGAACTGAAATCTTCAGAATCCCTCTgctcacg acagCCCCTCTGAAGCTGGCGGTGGAAGAGCTGTCACTCAGACTGAAGGTCCCGCCCTCtcgcctgctgctgctgaggaagGAGGCGGAGCTTCCTGTCACCTCCACGCTCAGCCAGCTGGGCCTCGGCATCGCCGACatcatcg ACTGCGTGGTGATCAGTGAAGACACCCATGAACAGGACGATGGTAACCACGGTGAGAGTGATGTCATCACTGTGCGATTCCAAGGCAAGGAGAAGGGTTCTCAACAGGAGTACTCTGTAGGCAAG CGTGAGCCGCTGGGTTCTGTTCTGACGCGCTACGCGTCCCAGCTGCCCCCGGGCCTCAGGAGCAAGACCCGCTTCCTGTTCgacgggtcaaaggtcagccccacccacacaccctttGACCTGGACATGGAGGACGGCGACGTCATCGAGGTGTGGTTCTAA
- the nfatc2ip gene encoding NFATC2-interacting protein isoform X2 — MLLRRKRTETAAGDVGSGSDSDGEDRRAPAKPRPKRRRILDPSAIATVQIYSNKVDSSLQIQPLSFQPVSLQEGEAEEVRSQVPVQRKAAAAECIELSDSEEERERPRQLPQCTMRSPSPPPSSSGPLQACRRPNRKLMEINRKLDSIGSLLSPSPERPGLAAEQDQSFAEEDYGDDDEEDDDDDDDDDDDLVIVDTQRKPRVRKPRPRGQEARHVPLKFRCRTEIFRIPLLTTAPLKLAVEELSLRLKVPPSRLLLLRKEAELPVTSTLSQLGLGIADIIDCVVISEDTHEQDDGNHGESDVITVRFQGKEKGSQQEYSVGKREPLGSVLTRYASQLPPGLRSKTRFLFDGSKVSPTHTPFDLDMEDGDVIEVWF; from the exons ATGCTTCTTAGACGGAAACGTACCGAGACAGCAGCTGGTGATGTG GGCTCCGGTAGCGACAGTGATGGAGAGGACAGGCGCGCGCCTGCCAAACCCCGACCGAAGCGGAGACGCATCCTGGACCCCTCGGCGATCGCCACCGTCCAGATTTACTCCAACAAG GTGGACAGCAGTTTACAGATCCAACCTTTATCCTTCCAGCCAGTTAGTTTACAAG AGGGAGAAGCAGAGGAAGTGAGGTCACAGGTCCCGGTGCAGAGGAAGGCGGCGGCTGCGGAGTGCATCGAGTTATCAGactcagaggaggagagggagcggcCCAGACAACTACCACA gtgcacTATGcggtctccctctcctcctccttcatcctCTGGTCCACTGCAAGCCTGCAGGAGGCCCAACCGCAAACTTAt GGAGATTAACAGGAAGTTGGATTCCATTGGCTCCCTGCTGAGTCCGTCTCCAGAGCGGCCGGGTCTTGCTGCTGAGCAGGACCAGTCGTTTGCTGAGGAAGATTACGGCGATGACGATGAAGAagacgatgatgacgatgatgatgatgatgatgatctggtCATCGTGGACACACAGCGGAAGCCGCGGGTCCGGAAGCCTCGACCGCGAGGACAGGAGGCCCGGCACGTTCCTCTCAAGTTCCGCTGCAGAACTGAAATCTTCAGAATCCCTCTgctcacg acagCCCCTCTGAAGCTGGCGGTGGAAGAGCTGTCACTCAGACTGAAGGTCCCGCCCTCtcgcctgctgctgctgaggaagGAGGCGGAGCTTCCTGTCACCTCCACGCTCAGCCAGCTGGGCCTCGGCATCGCCGACatcatcg ACTGCGTGGTGATCAGTGAAGACACCCATGAACAGGACGATGGTAACCACGGTGAGAGTGATGTCATCACTGTGCGATTCCAAGGCAAGGAGAAGGGTTCTCAACAGGAGTACTCTGTAGGCAAG CGTGAGCCGCTGGGTTCTGTTCTGACGCGCTACGCGTCCCAGCTGCCCCCGGGCCTCAGGAGCAAGACCCGCTTCCTGTTCgacgggtcaaaggtcagccccacccacacaccctttGACCTGGACATGGAGGACGGCGACGTCATCGAGGTGTGGTTCTAA